In a genomic window of Streptomyces sp. NBC_01142:
- a CDS encoding cell wall metabolism sensor histidine kinase WalK, producing the protein MSARRRLGAPWRRHRPLRTRLALAASAAVALVAVAFCTAAFFLIRYELYHQLDLNLTQSATLVTQQNRDEGPGTVAGECRFLSAPACAQIVPAAAGKDPEQPYLLPVGAPVREVAAGERAPYFTNVTLFGHPSRMLTTHFGKGEALQVALRADTVEKGVRRAAWLLAAAGGAGVLLAGALGYWVSRTGLAPLARLTATAERIAATRDPRHRIELPPGPSSRQDEVTRLATTFNTMLGELEQSVTAQRRLVADASHELRTPLTALRTNAELLARSDRLTEAQRDRASGALARQLREVTGLVNDLIELARDEEPHPLLEEVAPAPLVAHCVERARAHWPQIPFTLWTDEAATELTLPGVPSRLSRLLTNLLDNAAKFSPPGAHVEVALGRTELTVRDHGPGIAAEDLPYVFDRFYRAESARALPGSGLGLAMARQIARAHGAELRAEQAPGGGALFRLTFPDGSP; encoded by the coding sequence ATGAGCGCCCGGCGCAGGCTGGGCGCTCCCTGGCGCCGCCACCGCCCGCTGCGTACACGTCTTGCGCTGGCGGCCTCGGCGGCGGTGGCTCTGGTCGCGGTGGCCTTCTGCACGGCCGCGTTCTTCCTGATCCGCTACGAGCTGTACCACCAGCTCGATCTGAATCTGACGCAGTCGGCGACCCTGGTGACCCAGCAGAACCGGGACGAGGGCCCGGGGACGGTGGCGGGCGAGTGCCGCTTCCTGTCCGCTCCGGCGTGTGCGCAGATCGTGCCCGCGGCCGCCGGGAAGGACCCTGAACAGCCCTATCTCCTGCCGGTCGGCGCGCCCGTCCGGGAGGTCGCGGCCGGTGAACGGGCTCCGTACTTCACCAATGTCACGCTCTTCGGCCATCCGTCGCGGATGCTGACGACACACTTCGGCAAGGGGGAAGCGCTCCAGGTCGCGCTGCGCGCGGACACGGTGGAGAAGGGCGTACGCCGGGCGGCCTGGCTGCTCGCGGCGGCGGGCGGCGCGGGCGTGCTGCTCGCGGGCGCGCTGGGGTACTGGGTGTCCCGTACGGGCCTGGCTCCGCTGGCCCGGCTCACCGCCACCGCGGAACGCATCGCCGCGACCCGCGATCCGCGCCACCGCATCGAACTCCCGCCGGGCCCGTCGTCCCGCCAGGACGAGGTCACCCGGCTGGCCACCACCTTCAATACGATGCTCGGTGAGCTGGAGCAGTCGGTCACGGCACAGCGCCGGCTGGTCGCGGACGCCTCCCACGAGCTGCGTACGCCGCTGACGGCACTGCGCACCAACGCGGAGCTGCTCGCCCGCTCCGACCGTCTCACCGAGGCGCAGCGCGACCGTGCCTCGGGTGCGCTCGCCCGTCAGCTGCGGGAAGTGACGGGCCTGGTCAATGACTTGATCGAGCTGGCGCGGGACGAGGAGCCGCATCCGCTCCTCGAGGAGGTGGCGCCGGCGCCGCTGGTCGCCCACTGCGTGGAGAGGGCGCGCGCCCACTGGCCGCAGATCCCGTTCACGCTCTGGACGGACGAAGCCGCCACGGAGCTGACACTGCCCGGCGTCCCGTCCCGGCTGTCACGGCTGCTGACCAATCTGCTGGACAACGCGGCGAAGTTCAGCCCGCCGGGAGCGCACGTGGAAGTGGCGCTCGGCCGGACCGAGCTGACGGTCCGGGACCACGGCCCCGGTATCGCGGCGGAGGATCTCCCGTACGTCTTCGACCGCTTCTATCGCGCCGAGTCGGCCCGCGCGCTGCCCGGCTCGGGCCTTGGCCTGGCGATGGCCCGCCAGATCGCCCGCGCGCACGGCGCGGAGCTCAGGGCGGAACAGGCCCCGGGGGGCGGCGCGTTGTTCCGGCTCACGTTCCCGGACGGGTCGCCGTAG
- a CDS encoding response regulator transcription factor: protein MKKIRILVVDDEPEVRAAVEDGLTVEGYEVRGAGDGLAALSEVAAWQPDAIVLDVMMPVLDGLGFCRRLRAMEDRTPVLVLTALDTVSERVDGLDAGADDYLVKPFALDELTARVRALLRRAAPAPEESGLSFADLTVDPQTRTGQRGGRSLEFSRTEFALLELLLRHPRQVLPRELILELVWGRDFGPDSNSLAVYVGYLRRKLEAGGEPRLVHTVHGVGYRLDVA, encoded by the coding sequence ATGAAGAAGATCCGGATCCTGGTTGTCGACGACGAGCCGGAAGTACGGGCGGCGGTCGAGGACGGTCTGACGGTGGAGGGGTACGAGGTGCGGGGCGCGGGTGACGGGCTCGCGGCGCTCTCCGAAGTGGCGGCCTGGCAGCCGGACGCGATCGTCCTCGATGTGATGATGCCGGTGCTCGACGGGCTCGGCTTCTGCCGTCGGCTGCGGGCGATGGAGGACCGTACGCCCGTGCTCGTACTGACCGCGCTGGACACCGTGAGCGAGCGCGTCGACGGCCTGGACGCCGGGGCGGACGACTATCTGGTGAAGCCGTTCGCGCTGGACGAACTGACCGCACGGGTCCGGGCGTTGCTACGGCGGGCCGCTCCCGCACCGGAGGAGTCCGGGCTGTCCTTCGCCGATCTGACGGTGGATCCGCAGACGCGCACCGGACAGCGGGGCGGCCGGTCCCTGGAGTTCAGCCGTACCGAGTTCGCCCTGCTGGAGCTGCTGCTGCGCCATCCCCGCCAGGTACTGCCCCGGGAGCTGATCCTGGAGCTGGTGTGGGGCCGGGACTTCGGCCCCGACTCCAACTCCCTTGCTGTGTACGTCGGTTATCTGCGCCGCAAGCTGGAGGCGGGCGGCGAGCCCCGCCTGGTCCACACCGTGCACGGCGTCGGCTACCGGCTGGACGTGGCATGA
- a CDS encoding glycosyltransferase, which yields MRTPLSVVIGAGGTGGHIYPGLALADALRRAVPGAVISFVGTTRGLETELIPGAGYRLHTVDMIPFDPALGAKRYLLPAALLRSGAQCRAILREQRAQVAVGMGGYPSAPVIVGARMAGLPSVIHESNAVPGRANQFAARLTPHIAVAFDRSRAHLAGGEGALTTGMPIAAPIARLDRAALRAEARRALRVPQGARLVLFNGGSLGAARLTEAAIGLAERWHFRNDVHLLIKTGPAALEETRRRLADSPVARAVPYLDRMDLAYAAADLVVCRAGSATVAELATVGVPAVLVPYPHAPGDHQTHNARVLSDAGAGLLLPDAETTADRLAPLIEPLLADPARLAAMSGAADPGPHAHAADLLAARVLELASQSKQSKQSTQSREYAA from the coding sequence ATGCGCACACCACTCTCCGTCGTGATCGGTGCGGGCGGCACCGGCGGCCATATCTATCCCGGGCTCGCGCTCGCCGACGCACTGCGCCGGGCCGTCCCCGGCGCGGTGATCTCGTTCGTCGGTACGACACGGGGCCTGGAGACCGAGCTCATCCCGGGCGCCGGCTACCGCCTGCACACCGTCGACATGATCCCCTTCGATCCCGCACTCGGCGCCAAACGCTATCTGCTCCCCGCCGCACTGCTCAGGTCCGGCGCCCAGTGCCGGGCGATCCTGCGCGAGCAGCGTGCCCAGGTCGCGGTCGGCATGGGCGGTTACCCCAGCGCGCCCGTCATCGTCGGGGCGCGGATGGCCGGGCTGCCGAGCGTGATCCACGAATCCAACGCCGTACCGGGCCGGGCCAACCAGTTCGCCGCCCGTCTCACCCCGCACATAGCCGTCGCCTTCGACCGCAGCCGCGCGCACCTCGCGGGCGGCGAGGGCGCGCTCACCACCGGCATGCCGATCGCCGCGCCGATCGCCCGGCTCGACCGCGCGGCGCTGCGTGCCGAGGCCCGGCGGGCGCTCCGCGTACCGCAAGGCGCCCGGCTGGTCCTCTTCAACGGCGGCAGTCTGGGCGCGGCCCGCCTCACCGAGGCGGCGATCGGGCTCGCCGAGCGCTGGCACTTCCGCAACGACGTGCATCTGCTGATCAAGACCGGCCCGGCGGCACTCGAGGAGACGCGCCGGCGGCTCGCGGACTCCCCGGTCGCCCGGGCCGTCCCGTACCTCGACCGGATGGATCTCGCGTACGCCGCCGCCGATCTGGTCGTCTGCCGGGCCGGGTCCGCGACCGTCGCCGAACTCGCCACGGTCGGTGTGCCCGCCGTCCTCGTCCCGTACCCGCACGCCCCCGGCGACCACCAGACCCACAACGCCCGGGTCCTGTCCGACGCGGGCGCCGGGCTCCTCCTCCCGGACGCGGAGACCACCGCCGACCGGCTCGCCCCGCTCATCGAACCGCTGCTCGCCGACCCGGCGCGACTCGCCGCGATGAGCGGCGCCGCCGACCCGGGACCGCACGCCCACGCCGCCGATCTGCTGGCGGCCCGGGTTCTCGAACTCGCCTCGCAGTCCAAGCAGTCCAAGCAGTCCACGCAGTCCAGGGAGTACGCAGCATGA
- a CDS encoding SDR family NAD(P)-dependent oxidoreductase → MNWHNRTVLVTGAEGFIGSTLVDLLVERGARVRALVHYKPYAEKGYLAHHLGGDDVEMMAGDVRDPGRVMDAVAGCDTVFHLAALIGIPYSYDSPGAYVQTNVVGTENIAEACRRHAVRRLVHTSTSEVYGTALTAPISEDHPLQPQSPYSASKIGADMMALSHWHAFELPVTVVRPFNTYGPRQSARAVIPTILAQLHAGAREIKLGSLTPTRDFTYVTDTARGFLAMAECDRAIGEAVNLGTGREIAIGELAQALIAASGRKAEVVVDPARLRPTGSEVERLLSDNSRAREWAGWEPEVSLEEGLKNTSAWIEQNLHLFATDRYQV, encoded by the coding sequence ATGAACTGGCACAACCGCACCGTCCTGGTCACCGGCGCCGAAGGCTTCATCGGCTCCACTCTCGTCGACCTGCTCGTCGAACGGGGCGCGCGCGTCCGCGCCCTGGTCCACTACAAGCCGTATGCCGAGAAGGGGTATCTCGCCCACCATCTGGGCGGCGACGACGTGGAGATGATGGCGGGCGATGTACGCGACCCGGGCCGCGTCATGGACGCCGTCGCAGGCTGCGACACGGTCTTCCACCTCGCGGCGCTGATCGGCATTCCGTACAGCTACGACTCGCCCGGCGCGTACGTCCAGACGAACGTCGTCGGCACCGAGAACATCGCCGAGGCCTGCCGGCGCCATGCCGTACGCCGCCTCGTCCACACCTCCACGAGCGAGGTGTACGGAACCGCCCTGACCGCCCCGATCAGCGAGGACCACCCGCTCCAGCCGCAGTCCCCGTACTCCGCCTCGAAGATCGGCGCGGACATGATGGCGCTCTCGCACTGGCACGCCTTCGAGCTGCCGGTGACGGTCGTACGCCCCTTCAACACCTACGGACCGAGGCAGTCCGCGCGTGCCGTGATCCCCACCATCCTGGCCCAGCTCCACGCCGGTGCACGGGAGATCAAGCTCGGCTCGCTCACCCCCACCCGTGACTTCACCTATGTCACGGACACCGCGCGCGGCTTCCTGGCGATGGCGGAGTGCGACCGCGCGATCGGCGAGGCGGTCAACCTCGGAACGGGCCGCGAGATCGCGATCGGGGAGCTGGCCCAGGCACTCATTGCGGCATCCGGCCGCAAGGCCGAGGTCGTCGTCGACCCGGCGCGACTGCGGCCTACGGGCAGCGAGGTGGAGCGGCTGCTCTCGGACAACTCCCGGGCGCGGGAGTGGGCGGGCTGGGAGCCGGAGGTCTCGCTGGAAGAGGGGCTGAAGAACACCTCGGCATGGATCGAGCAGAACCTGCACCTGTTCGCGACGGACCGCTACCAGGTCTGA
- a CDS encoding TetR/AcrR family transcriptional regulator, whose product MSSHTPPKSVRTGRTGRPRSVEADSAILEATRAALIEQGWSKLTMGDVATRAGVAKTTLYRRWTNKNEMVVDAVAVLFDELELPDRGSLMADVEGVVLQFASLLGRPETRTALMAVVAESTRDDALRVRIRSAIVERQKRLVVEGRERAQARGELPYEEDPGAAARNTDLIFDVVAGAVVHRALVSAEPVDEEWARRFTLLLVSGLASLQS is encoded by the coding sequence ATGTCGAGCCACACCCCTCCCAAAAGCGTACGTACGGGTCGTACAGGACGTCCGCGCAGCGTCGAAGCCGATTCGGCGATCCTCGAGGCGACCCGCGCCGCGCTCATCGAGCAGGGCTGGTCGAAGCTGACGATGGGCGATGTGGCCACGCGCGCCGGGGTGGCCAAGACCACCCTCTACCGCCGCTGGACGAACAAGAACGAGATGGTTGTCGACGCCGTCGCGGTCCTCTTCGACGAGCTCGAACTCCCCGACCGCGGAAGCCTGATGGCCGATGTGGAGGGCGTGGTGCTGCAGTTCGCCTCGCTGCTCGGCCGGCCGGAGACCAGGACCGCGCTGATGGCGGTGGTCGCGGAGTCGACGCGGGACGACGCGCTGCGCGTGCGGATCCGCTCGGCGATCGTCGAGCGGCAGAAGCGGCTCGTGGTCGAGGGCCGGGAACGCGCTCAGGCCCGTGGCGAGCTGCCGTACGAGGAGGACCCCGGGGCGGCAGCCCGCAACACGGACCTGATCTTCGATGTGGTGGCGGGCGCGGTGGTGCACCGGGCGCTGGTGAGCGCGGAGCCGGTGGACGAGGAGTGGGCGCGCCGGTTCACGCTGCTGCTGGTGTCGGGACTCGCTTCCCTGCAGAGCTGA
- a CDS encoding tetratricopeptide repeat protein: MQPRNMSMSGVVDLAAVKAAGEAKAKAEQARAEAARQGGGGAVAPSSLVIDVDEAGFERDVLQRSTEVPVVIDFWAEWCEPCKQLGPLLEKLAQEYKGRFLLAKIDVDANQMLMQQFGIQGIPAVFAVVAGQALPLFQGAAPEAQIRETLDQLIQVAEERFGLTGIAVDPDAAGQEDAAAPAAIPEGPYDALLEAAVQALDAGDFGGAVQAYKNVLSDDPGNTEAKLGLAQAELLARVQGMDPQKVRQEAAEKPADVTAQIASADLDLVGGHVEDAFGRLVETVRRTAGEERDRARVRLLELFEVVGPDDPRVTAARSALARVLF, from the coding sequence ATGCAGCCTAGGAACATGTCCATGAGCGGCGTCGTCGACCTCGCCGCGGTGAAGGCGGCCGGTGAGGCCAAGGCGAAGGCGGAGCAGGCGCGCGCCGAGGCCGCCCGCCAGGGCGGCGGCGGTGCCGTAGCCCCTTCCAGTCTTGTGATCGATGTCGATGAGGCAGGCTTCGAGCGCGATGTCCTGCAGCGCTCCACCGAGGTCCCGGTCGTCATCGACTTCTGGGCCGAGTGGTGCGAGCCGTGCAAGCAGCTCGGCCCCCTGCTGGAGAAGCTGGCCCAGGAGTACAAGGGCCGGTTCCTCCTCGCCAAGATCGACGTCGACGCCAACCAGATGCTGATGCAGCAGTTCGGGATCCAGGGCATCCCCGCGGTCTTCGCGGTGGTGGCCGGCCAGGCGCTGCCCCTCTTCCAGGGCGCGGCCCCAGAGGCGCAGATCCGCGAGACGCTGGACCAGCTGATCCAGGTCGCCGAGGAGCGCTTCGGCCTGACCGGTATCGCGGTCGACCCGGACGCGGCCGGCCAGGAGGACGCGGCGGCTCCCGCCGCGATCCCCGAGGGTCCGTACGACGCCCTGCTGGAAGCTGCCGTACAGGCGCTGGACGCGGGCGACTTCGGCGGTGCGGTCCAGGCGTACAAGAACGTCCTGTCCGACGACCCGGGCAACACCGAGGCGAAGCTGGGCCTGGCCCAGGCCGAACTGCTCGCGCGTGTGCAGGGCATGGACCCGCAGAAGGTGCGCCAGGAGGCGGCCGAGAAGCCGGCCGATGTGACGGCGCAGATCGCCTCTGCCGACCTGGACCTGGTCGGCGGGCATGTGGAGGACGCGTTCGGCCGGCTCGTGGAGACGGTACGGCGCACGGCGGGCGAGGAGCGCGACAGGGCGCGGGTGCGGCTGCTGGAACTCTTCGAGGTCGTCGGACCGGACGACCCGCGGGTGACGGCGGCGCGTTCGGCGCTGGCGCGTGTGCTGTTCTGA
- a CDS encoding DUF6230 family protein: MESVARGGTRWKRFALVMVPSVAATAAIGIGMAQGALAASFSISGQEFKVEAQKLEGTGFVQYGSVASGKTLEGKSFTEPVAVSGFKEAYITKMCQSVVTPLPFGMGNVSLELTAGTDGDKDKNKRVYAKDLYLDVSQLDADATFEDIDIGVAAGSLKNPGIQPGTQANPNGFSQRARSAELTDVKQKAWATTAGTFKLPGLKLRLHKGTKECFAG; this comes from the coding sequence ATGGAGTCTGTGGCTCGTGGCGGAACCAGATGGAAGCGGTTCGCCCTTGTCATGGTGCCGAGTGTGGCCGCAACGGCTGCGATAGGCATCGGAATGGCACAAGGCGCGCTCGCCGCGTCGTTCAGCATTTCCGGCCAGGAATTCAAGGTCGAGGCACAGAAGCTCGAAGGTACCGGCTTCGTCCAGTACGGCAGCGTTGCCAGCGGCAAGACCCTTGAAGGCAAGTCCTTCACCGAGCCGGTAGCGGTGTCGGGCTTCAAAGAGGCCTACATCACCAAGATGTGCCAGTCGGTCGTCACCCCGCTGCCGTTCGGCATGGGCAACGTCAGCCTTGAGTTGACCGCCGGCACGGACGGCGACAAGGACAAGAACAAGCGGGTCTACGCCAAGGACCTGTACCTGGATGTGTCCCAGCTCGATGCTGACGCCACGTTCGAGGACATCGACATCGGCGTCGCTGCGGGCTCGCTCAAGAACCCGGGCATCCAGCCCGGCACCCAGGCGAACCCGAACGGCTTCTCGCAGCGTGCGAGGTCGGCTGAGCTGACCGACGTGAAGCAGAAGGCGTGGGCCACCACGGCCGGCACCTTCAAGCTCCCGGGTCTGAAGCTGCGGCTGCACAAGGGCACCAAGGAGTGCTTCGCCGGTTAG
- a CDS encoding DUF6114 domain-containing protein: MSAESTGSRGFTYWRRRFRAWRGSRPFWAGLLTLLSGIPIAYLPYADIRLGNLTIAMATTAGAGALIIGVLLMTLGLTMWFHAVVRVFAGVAAIVLALISIPISNIGGFLVGFLLALLGGALSISWVPVKRKAEPAERAEPAGAPEPDGETDPLVPGLRTDEGHDPNVTKTTAHANGGRNSAG, translated from the coding sequence ATGAGCGCCGAGTCCACTGGTTCCCGCGGATTCACCTACTGGCGGCGCCGTTTCCGTGCGTGGCGCGGCAGCCGGCCCTTCTGGGCGGGTCTGTTGACGTTGCTCAGTGGTATACCGATCGCCTACCTTCCGTACGCCGACATCCGGCTGGGCAATCTCACGATCGCCATGGCGACCACGGCCGGGGCGGGCGCCCTGATCATCGGCGTGCTCCTGATGACGCTCGGTCTGACGATGTGGTTCCACGCCGTCGTCCGGGTGTTCGCGGGTGTCGCGGCGATCGTGCTCGCGCTGATCTCCATCCCGATCTCCAACATCGGTGGCTTCCTGGTCGGCTTCCTGCTCGCCCTCCTCGGTGGTGCGCTGTCGATCTCGTGGGTGCCGGTCAAGCGGAAGGCCGAGCCCGCTGAGCGGGCCGAGCCCGCAGGGGCTCCGGAACCGGACGGCGAGACGGACCCGCTGGTGCCCGGGTTGCGTACCGATGAGGGACACGACCCGAACGTGACCAAGACGACTGCCCATGCCAACGGCGGGAGGAACAGTGCGGGGTGA
- a CDS encoding N-acetyltransferase — MGADPVIELRRYRHEDLSVIRQTLLDVHALIPEYPPDDPFDQRFPWFVDHWGKNPDFTCVIGYDRDQAVGFAYGAPLNDGREWWRDHLEPAPEKSRTYAVSELMVRPEWRKKGVSDRLHQALLADVKEDIAVLLVDSAHPKVQARYESWGYQKVGERQPFADSPKFSVMIKPLNPTGS, encoded by the coding sequence ATGGGAGCTGACCCCGTGATAGAACTGCGGCGCTATCGTCACGAAGACCTTTCGGTCATCCGCCAGACGCTGCTGGACGTGCACGCTCTGATCCCGGAGTATCCGCCGGACGATCCCTTCGATCAGCGGTTCCCGTGGTTCGTAGACCACTGGGGCAAAAACCCTGACTTCACTTGCGTCATCGGCTACGACAGGGACCAGGCAGTCGGTTTCGCATACGGAGCTCCGCTCAACGACGGACGGGAGTGGTGGCGCGACCACCTCGAACCCGCGCCCGAGAAGTCGCGTACCTACGCCGTATCAGAACTGATGGTGCGTCCTGAGTGGCGCAAGAAAGGGGTATCAGACCGGCTCCACCAAGCTCTATTGGCGGACGTCAAAGAAGACATTGCGGTTCTGCTCGTCGACTCCGCCCATCCCAAAGTCCAAGCTCGGTACGAGAGCTGGGGGTATCAGAAAGTCGGCGAGCGGCAGCCGTTCGCAGACTCGCCGAAATTCTCCGTGATGATCAAGCCGCTCAACCCGACGGGTTCCTAG
- a CDS encoding helix-turn-helix transcriptional regulator: protein MTVNVALKQQMIERGLTQDELARRMNDALEEITGRPGEVSDRTVRNLLSGKTLRPIGRTCAALERVFGCPVKELGLSPPRSAVPPEDPVLRRTFITATTGTTAAPFVAASRQVGVSDVERLQVGLNRLTALDNHRGGHLALEKAALAGAQQALDLQQYCVSERVRQRLFTIAADYTSRAAWSCIDDRRPDQAQHYLDRSMIYAGMAQDSTAQFSAWNQIAMLARQYRRHTDAVAAGQAAQGLRIARRDPLFASLAHARIAIGQSNRNDKQAALRSLGHAQDALTKAAPAPRPGWIDFYGSAELFAITAIVQERLGMSAEAEASSHRALAIIPERFRRNRALSTVRLALAQLHQGDLDLACATVTDVFDIMQGVEIPGRIRTELSGFQRNVLDCAPKSAHVADLIHRLRPNGS, encoded by the coding sequence ATGACAGTCAACGTCGCGCTCAAGCAGCAAATGATCGAACGCGGCCTGACCCAGGATGAGTTGGCGCGTCGCATGAATGATGCGCTGGAAGAGATCACCGGCAGGCCCGGCGAAGTGTCCGACCGTACGGTTCGCAACCTGCTGAGCGGAAAGACTCTGCGCCCTATCGGTCGCACATGTGCTGCACTGGAGAGAGTCTTTGGCTGTCCGGTCAAAGAACTGGGCCTCAGCCCACCACGTAGCGCAGTGCCTCCGGAGGATCCCGTGCTCCGACGTACCTTCATCACCGCGACCACCGGCACCACGGCGGCACCGTTCGTTGCCGCGTCGCGCCAAGTCGGCGTCTCGGACGTCGAGCGTCTCCAGGTTGGCCTCAACCGCCTGACCGCTCTCGACAACCACCGTGGCGGGCACCTGGCGTTGGAGAAGGCTGCCCTGGCAGGGGCTCAGCAGGCCCTTGACCTGCAGCAGTACTGCGTCAGCGAGCGCGTTCGGCAGCGGCTCTTCACCATCGCCGCCGACTACACATCCAGGGCTGCCTGGTCCTGCATTGACGACCGCCGACCCGACCAGGCCCAGCACTACCTCGACCGCTCCATGATCTACGCCGGGATGGCGCAGGACAGCACCGCGCAGTTCAGCGCATGGAACCAGATCGCCATGCTCGCCCGCCAATACCGACGGCACACTGATGCGGTCGCAGCGGGGCAAGCCGCACAGGGACTGAGGATTGCCCGACGTGATCCGCTCTTCGCGTCCTTGGCGCACGCGAGGATCGCGATCGGGCAGTCCAACCGGAACGACAAGCAGGCCGCTCTCCGGAGCCTCGGCCACGCCCAGGACGCCCTCACCAAAGCGGCGCCCGCGCCCCGGCCTGGCTGGATCGACTTCTACGGGTCTGCAGAGCTGTTCGCTATCACAGCGATCGTTCAGGAACGACTGGGAATGTCGGCGGAAGCGGAAGCGTCCTCCCACCGCGCGCTGGCCATCATTCCGGAGCGCTTCCGCCGCAACAGGGCACTTTCCACCGTCCGTCTGGCGCTCGCACAGCTCCACCAGGGCGACCTCGACCTCGCGTGTGCGACGGTGACGGACGTCTTCGACATCATGCAAGGCGTAGAGATCCCAGGGCGCATTCGAACCGAGCTCAGCGGCTTCCAGCGCAACGTTCTGGACTGTGCGCCGAAGTCTGCGCATGTAGCGGACTTGATCCACCGACTCCGTCCGAATGGGAGCTGA
- a CDS encoding ATP-binding protein has product MRFTSSPRGARLARRLVSHRLNGWGHPYASEANETVSLIAAELTGNAVRHGHVPGRDFHVRLAVTATLIRLEVTDARTEKQPTAVCAADPDADGGRGLFLVSQLATRWAVASRPSGPGKTIWAELHV; this is encoded by the coding sequence ATGCGATTCACTTCCAGCCCCCGCGGCGCCCGCCTTGCGCGGCGATTGGTTTCTCACCGGCTCAACGGTTGGGGCCATCCGTACGCCTCAGAGGCCAACGAGACGGTCAGCCTCATCGCGGCTGAGCTGACGGGCAATGCTGTTCGGCACGGGCATGTCCCCGGGCGGGACTTCCATGTGCGACTTGCCGTGACGGCAACCCTGATCCGACTGGAGGTCACTGATGCGCGAACCGAGAAGCAGCCGACAGCTGTCTGCGCGGCGGACCCCGACGCCGACGGCGGCCGCGGACTCTTCCTCGTTTCCCAGCTGGCCACCCGCTGGGCCGTCGCGTCCCGTCCGTCGGGCCCAGGAAAGACAATCTGGGCCGAGCTCCATGTGTGA